In Argonema galeatum A003/A1, the genomic stretch ACTCGCTGCTTGAAAAATGTTGGCAAATGCTAGAAAATGTTGGAAAATGTTAGGTATAATACGGAAAATCACGACATCTACGATGCTCCATGAATCTTAAGGAAGTGTTAAAAATGGCTGACGATCTGGTGTTTGCCAAGACGGGTCAGCATCTTGATGACTTGCAAGAGGCGATCCTGCGGGGAACTATGCAAGGTGAGAAATACACGAAAATTGCCGAAGAGTTTCACTGTAACGAGAGTTATGTCAGGGATGTTGGCTCAAAGTTATGGCAGATCCTTTCACAAGAATTGGGGGAAAAAGTTAGTAAATCGAATTTTCGATCGACAATGGAGAGATTGCAAATCTCGATAGTTTCACATCATGCACAAGACTCTGTGCAAATAGGCTTCGTTAATTTTTGTGGAGAAAGTAGATACTCGCCAAATATCCCAAACTCACATCCACCTAATCAAGAAACATCTAACACAGAACAAACTAAAATCTCGCATCAAGATTTAAGCGAAATGCCAGAATTGGGTGCTTTTTACGATCGCACTCCCGAACTCGAAACCCTCACCACATCGATTTTACAACAACGCTGTCGCTTAATAGCGCTCACGGGTATCAGCGGTATCGGTAAAACAACATTAGCAGCGCAACTCGTTCAACAAATAAAAGATGAGTTTGAGTACGTGGTTTGGTGCAGTCTAGACGCATCATCCACTCTAGCTAAATTTGAAGCTAACTCGATCCAGTTTTTCTCGCAGTCAGAAAAGCAAGATTCGCCTGCAACTAACCCAAAAACCTTACCGTTGATTAAGTATTTACAAAAACATCGCTGTTTAGTCGTCTTAGATGACATTCACAACCTTTTCAGTAGCGGCGAATTGGCAGGAAAGTATAAACCAGGATACGAAGAATATCGCTCCTTTTTCAAACAGATAGAAACATTATCTCATCAAAGTTGCTTTCTGTTAATCGGTTGGGAACAACCGAGAGATGTGACTCAAGTAAAAAAACAAAATACTTCCATTCGTACCTTACAACTCACTGGTTTAGATATTGCAGCGGGACGGGAAATACTGAGAGATTACGGGGTAGCAGAAATCGAGAATTACTCAGCACTCGTTCACCGCTACCAAGGCAACCCCTTATGGTTAAAAAGCGTCGCCACTCTGATTCAAGAGTTGGCAGGATGTGTGACTGAGTTATTACCTTATGATACCATATTGTTGCCAGAAGATTTAAAAGATATTTTACAGCAGCAGTGCGATCGCCTATCCGAAATAGAAAAACAAGTTCTCTCCTTATTGGCTAAAGAAAGCGAACCAATCAATCTGGCAAAATTGCTAGAAAATAGCAGAATTCCAGCGTCAGATTTACTAAACGCGCTGCAATCTTTATCGCGGCGCTGTTTGATAGAACAACAAGGAAGTTTTTACATTCTGCCACCTGTAATGAGGCAGTATATCAAAGGGTTATAAGTAAGATGTTGCACTATTTTCTACTAGCCTCAAAACCCGCCTGCGAACCAATGATGCTGTTGGTAAATTGATGAGATTTTAATTCTACACAAAGCCACTGACTTCGCTTGTAGCCCGCCAGCGATTCAAATCGCTGGCTAATAGCAAAAGTCCATTAAAATGGACTGAATACTAATCTTACAGTCCATTTTAATGGACTTTCGCTATTAGCCCTGCACTTGAGTGCAGGGCGGGTGTGGGCGACACCACTCTACCCAAAATATCTCGGATGCCTTGCTACT encodes the following:
- a CDS encoding NB-ARC domain-containing protein — its product is MNLKEVLKMADDLVFAKTGQHLDDLQEAILRGTMQGEKYTKIAEEFHCNESYVRDVGSKLWQILSQELGEKVSKSNFRSTMERLQISIVSHHAQDSVQIGFVNFCGESRYSPNIPNSHPPNQETSNTEQTKISHQDLSEMPELGAFYDRTPELETLTTSILQQRCRLIALTGISGIGKTTLAAQLVQQIKDEFEYVVWCSLDASSTLAKFEANSIQFFSQSEKQDSPATNPKTLPLIKYLQKHRCLVVLDDIHNLFSSGELAGKYKPGYEEYRSFFKQIETLSHQSCFLLIGWEQPRDVTQVKKQNTSIRTLQLTGLDIAAGREILRDYGVAEIENYSALVHRYQGNPLWLKSVATLIQELAGCVTELLPYDTILLPEDLKDILQQQCDRLSEIEKQVLSLLAKESEPINLAKLLENSRIPASDLLNALQSLSRRCLIEQQGSFYILPPVMRQYIKGL